A genomic stretch from Streptococcus oralis includes:
- the purD gene encoding phosphoribosylamine--glycine ligase: protein MKLLVVGSGGREHAIAKKLLESKDVEKVFVAPGNDGMTLDGLELINISISEHSKLIEFAKVNGIAWTFIGPDDALAAGIVDDFNNAGLKAFGPTRAAAELEWSKDFAKEIMVKYDVPTAAYGTFSDFEEAKTYIEEKGAPTVVKADGLALGKGVVVAETVEQAVEAAHEMLLDNKFGDSGARVVIEEFLDGEEFSLFAFVNGDKFYIMPTAQDHKRAYDGDKGPNTGGMGAYAPVPHLPQSVVDTAVDTIVKPVLEGMIKEGRPYLGVLYAGLILTADGPKVIEFNSRFGDPETQIILPRLTSDFAQNITDILDGKEPNITWTDKGVTLGVVVASKGYPLDYEKGVKLPTKTEGDIITYYAGAKFAENSRALLSNGGRVYMLVTTADTVKETQDIIYKELAQQNTEGLFYRTDIGSKAIK from the coding sequence ATGAAGCTGTTAGTTGTCGGTTCGGGTGGTCGTGAACATGCGATTGCTAAGAAGTTGCTTGAATCAAAAGACGTTGAAAAGGTCTTTGTAGCTCCTGGAAATGACGGAATGACTCTGGATGGTCTGGAATTGATAAATATCTCTATTTCCGAACATTCTAAGTTAATTGAGTTTGCAAAGGTCAACGGTATCGCTTGGACATTCATTGGGCCGGATGATGCTCTTGCCGCTGGAATCGTGGATGATTTTAACAATGCTGGGCTCAAGGCCTTTGGTCCGACTAGGGCTGCAGCGGAGCTGGAGTGGTCCAAGGATTTTGCTAAGGAAATCATGGTCAAATATGACGTTCCGACAGCAGCTTATGGCACATTTTCAGATTTCGAGGAGGCCAAGACTTACATCGAAGAGAAAGGCGCTCCAACCGTTGTTAAGGCGGATGGATTGGCGCTTGGGAAAGGTGTTGTCGTTGCTGAAACGGTTGAGCAAGCAGTAGAAGCCGCTCACGAGATGCTTTTAGACAATAAATTCGGTGATTCTGGTGCGCGTGTGGTCATCGAGGAATTCCTTGACGGGGAAGAGTTTTCACTCTTTGCCTTTGTCAATGGGGACAAGTTCTACATTATGCCGACGGCTCAGGATCACAAACGTGCTTACGATGGCGACAAGGGCCCTAACACGGGCGGTATGGGAGCTTATGCGCCAGTTCCTCACTTGCCACAGAGCGTGGTTGACACAGCTGTTGACACTATTGTCAAGCCGGTTCTTGAAGGCATGATCAAAGAAGGGCGTCCCTACCTTGGTGTGCTTTACGCGGGGCTTATCTTGACAGCTGATGGACCGAAAGTCATCGAGTTCAACTCACGCTTTGGAGACCCTGAAACGCAAATCATCTTGCCTCGTTTGACATCTGACTTTGCACAAAATATCACGGATATTCTTGATGGCAAGGAGCCAAACATCACGTGGACGGATAAGGGTGTGACTCTGGGTGTGGTTGTCGCATCCAAGGGTTACCCGCTAGACTATGAAAAAGGTGTCAAGCTTCCAACCAAGACCGAGGGCGACATCATCACTTACTATGCAGGGGCTAAGTTTGCGGAGAATAGCAGAGCACTGCTATCAAACGGCGGACGTGTCTATATGCTTGTCACCACAGCAGACACCGTCAAAGAAACCCAAGATATCATCTACAAAGAACTCGCCCAACAAAACACAGAAGGCCTCTTCTACCGAACAGATATCGGAAGCAAGGCTATTAAGTAA
- the strH gene encoding LPXTG-anchored beta-N-acetylhexosaminidase StrH: MKLEKKQRFSIRKYAIGAASVLIGFAFGTQVVSADSVTPTPENPSAAQTAQGESQTAETSVESKLEERVEAKGASATIAPTVEKTESPAVAEKIDETPVIEKATPVSEENSEPVKADEDKKNETVTPAVTAPSTERASQVNEKLAKRKMISIDAGRKYFSPEQLKEIIDKAKHYGYTDLHLLVGNDGMRFMLDDMTIKANGKTYASEDVKRALESGTDAYYKDPNGNHLTESQMTDLINYAKDKGIGLIPTVNSPGHMDAILHAMKELGIQKPNFTYFDKESARTVDLDNKEAVAFTKALIDKYAAYFAGKSDIFNIGLDEYANDATDAKGWSVLQADKYYPNEGYPVGGYEKFIAYANDLAHIVKSHGLKPMAFNDGIYYNSDTSFGTFDKDIIVSMWTGGWGGYDVASSKLLVEKGHQILNTNDAWYYVLGRNADGQGWYNLDQGLSGIKNTPITSIPKSEGADIPFIGGMVAAWADTPSARYSPSRLFKLMRSFANANAEYFAADYESAEQALKEVPTDLNRYTAESIAAVKEAEKTIRSLDSNLSRAQQDTIDQAIAKLQEAVSNLTFTPEAQKEEDAKREVEKLAKNKVISIDAGRKYFTLDQLKRIVDKASELGYSDVHLLLGNDGLRFLLDDMTITANGKTYASDDVKKAIIEGTKAYYDDPNGTTLSQAEITELIEYAKSKGLGLIPAINSPGHMDAMLVAMEKLGIQNPQAYFDKVSKTTMDLENEEAMNFTKALIGKYMDFFAGKTKIFNYGTDEYANDATNAQGWYYLKYYNLYGKFAEYSNTLAAMAKERGLQPMAFNDGFYYEDKDDVEFDKDVIISYWSKGWWGYNLATPQYLASKGYKLLNTNGDWYYVLGNHKPDEAYPLSKALENSGKVPFNQLASTKYPEVDLPTVGSMLAIWADKPSAEYKEEEIFELMTAFADHNKDYFRADYNALREELAQIPTNLEGYSKESLDALNAAKEALNYNLNRSKQAELDALVAKLKAARLGLKPAATHSGSLDENELAANVETKPELITRAEKIPFEVIKKENPNLPAKQEKIVTPGVEGERTHYISVLTENGKQTETVLDSQVTKEPVTQVVEIGAPITHKGDESGLASAAEAKPRLDIQEEEIPFTTVTRENPLLLKGKTQVVTKGANGRRSHYYSVSTTADGKEVKTLVDSLVTQEAVTQVIEVGTLVTHVGDEHGLAPAAETKPRLDIQEEEIPFTTVTRENPQLPKGQTQVVTKGANGHRTAFYSVSTTADGKEERTLVNSVVTQEAVTQVVEVGTAVEKAEQTAPTTVKAHEKQLPATGSQDSAGLVAAGLMATLAAYGLTKRKED; the protein is encoded by the coding sequence ATGAAACTAGAAAAGAAACAGCGCTTCTCCATTCGTAAGTACGCGATTGGAGCAGCTTCTGTACTCATAGGATTTGCTTTTGGTACCCAAGTCGTGTCTGCTGACAGCGTCACTCCAACACCAGAAAATCCAAGCGCAGCTCAGACTGCTCAAGGAGAATCACAGACAGCTGAGACATCAGTTGAAAGCAAGCTTGAAGAAAGAGTTGAAGCAAAGGGAGCTTCAGCCACAATCGCTCCAACAGTCGAAAAAACTGAATCCCCAGCAGTTGCAGAAAAAATTGACGAGACTCCAGTCATTGAAAAAGCTACTCCTGTTTCAGAAGAAAACTCAGAACCAGTAAAAGCCGACGAAGACAAGAAAAATGAAACCGTCACACCTGCAGTAACCGCTCCGAGCACTGAACGAGCAAGTCAAGTAAATGAAAAACTGGCAAAAAGAAAAATGATCTCAATCGATGCTGGACGCAAGTACTTCTCACCTGAGCAACTCAAGGAAATCATCGACAAAGCTAAACACTACGGCTATACTGACCTCCATCTCTTAGTCGGAAATGATGGCATGCGTTTCATGCTGGACGACATGACAATCAAAGCCAATGGAAAAACCTATGCCAGTGAAGATGTCAAACGTGCTCTCGAAAGCGGAACTGATGCCTACTACAAGGATCCAAACGGCAACCATTTGACAGAGAGTCAAATGACGGATTTGATTAACTATGCCAAAGATAAAGGTATCGGACTAATCCCAACAGTCAACAGCCCTGGCCACATGGATGCGATTTTGCATGCCATGAAAGAACTAGGCATCCAAAAACCAAACTTTACCTACTTTGATAAGGAATCTGCTCGTACCGTTGACCTTGATAACAAAGAAGCAGTTGCATTTACCAAGGCTCTGATTGACAAGTATGCCGCTTACTTCGCTGGCAAATCTGATATTTTTAACATCGGACTGGACGAGTACGCCAATGATGCTACAGATGCTAAAGGCTGGAGCGTTCTTCAAGCTGATAAATACTATCCAAATGAAGGATACCCTGTAGGAGGATATGAAAAATTTATCGCCTACGCTAATGACCTTGCTCACATCGTCAAATCTCACGGCCTCAAACCGATGGCCTTCAACGATGGTATCTACTACAATAGTGATACTAGCTTTGGTACTTTTGACAAAGACATCATCGTTTCAATGTGGACTGGTGGATGGGGCGGATACGACGTCGCTTCTTCTAAACTTCTAGTTGAAAAAGGCCACCAAATCCTTAACACCAACGATGCTTGGTACTATGTTCTAGGACGAAATGCAGATGGTCAAGGCTGGTACAACCTCGACCAAGGACTCAGTGGTATCAAGAACACTCCAATTACTTCTATACCAAAATCTGAAGGAGCAGATATTCCATTCATCGGGGGTATGGTAGCTGCTTGGGCGGACACCCCATCTGCACGCTATTCACCATCACGCCTCTTCAAACTTATGCGTAGCTTCGCAAATGCCAATGCTGAATACTTTGCTGCCGACTATGAGTCTGCTGAGCAAGCCCTTAAAGAAGTACCAACAGACCTTAACCGCTATACTGCAGAAAGTATCGCAGCTGTAAAAGAAGCTGAAAAAACCATTCGCTCACTCGATAGCAACCTCAGCCGTGCCCAACAAGACACCATTGATCAAGCAATCGCGAAACTCCAAGAAGCTGTCAGCAATTTGACCTTCACACCAGAAGCTCAAAAAGAAGAAGACGCGAAACGCGAAGTTGAAAAACTTGCCAAAAACAAGGTAATCTCCATCGATGCTGGACGTAAGTACTTCACGCTCGACCAACTCAAACGCATCGTAGACAAGGCGAGCGAGCTCGGCTACTCTGATGTGCATCTTCTCCTAGGAAATGACGGACTTCGCTTCCTCCTTGATGACATGACCATCACAGCTAACGGAAAAACTTATGCAAGTGACGATGTCAAGAAGGCCATCATCGAAGGAACAAAAGCTTACTACGATGATCCAAACGGAACCACTCTTAGTCAAGCTGAAATCACTGAATTGATCGAGTACGCAAAATCAAAAGGCCTCGGACTCATCCCTGCGATCAACAGCCCTGGCCACATGGATGCCATGCTCGTCGCTATGGAAAAATTGGGTATCCAAAATCCTCAAGCCTACTTTGATAAGGTTTCAAAAACGACCATGGACCTTGAAAACGAAGAAGCTATGAACTTTACAAAAGCCCTCATCGGTAAGTACATGGACTTCTTTGCAGGCAAGACTAAGATCTTTAACTACGGTACAGACGAATACGCCAATGACGCTACCAACGCTCAAGGCTGGTATTATCTGAAATACTACAATCTCTATGGCAAGTTTGCTGAGTACTCTAACACCCTTGCTGCCATGGCCAAAGAAAGAGGCCTTCAACCAATGGCCTTCAACGATGGTTTCTACTACGAGGACAAGGACGATGTTGAGTTTGACAAGGATGTCATCATCTCTTACTGGTCTAAGGGATGGTGGGGTTACAACCTTGCAACGCCTCAGTACCTAGCAAGCAAAGGCTATAAACTCCTCAACACTAACGGAGACTGGTACTACGTGCTAGGTAATCACAAACCAGACGAAGCCTACCCACTATCAAAAGCACTTGAAAACTCTGGCAAAGTACCATTTAACCAGCTTGCATCTACCAAATATCCTGAGGTAGACCTTCCAACCGTCGGAAGCATGCTTGCTATCTGGGCAGACAAACCAAGTGCTGAGTACAAGGAAGAAGAAATCTTTGAACTCATGACTGCCTTTGCAGACCACAACAAAGACTACTTCCGCGCTGACTACAATGCTCTCCGTGAGGAGCTTGCTCAAATCCCTACTAACTTGGAAGGATACAGCAAAGAAAGTCTCGATGCCCTAAATGCAGCTAAAGAAGCTCTCAACTACAACCTCAACCGCAGCAAACAAGCCGAGTTAGACGCTCTCGTAGCCAAGCTCAAAGCAGCCCGCCTAGGCCTCAAACCAGCGGCAACTCACTCAGGAAGCCTCGATGAAAACGAACTAGCTGCCAACGTTGAAACCAAACCGGAACTCATCACAAGAGCAGAAAAGATTCCATTTGAAGTTATCAAGAAGGAAAATCCGAACCTCCCAGCTAAGCAAGAAAAGATTGTCACACCAGGTGTAGAGGGTGAACGCACTCATTACATCTCTGTCCTTACTGAAAATGGTAAACAAACAGAAACCGTTCTAGATAGCCAAGTAACCAAAGAACCTGTGACCCAAGTGGTTGAAATCGGTGCCCCTATTACTCACAAAGGGGATGAAAGTGGTCTTGCTTCAGCTGCCGAAGCGAAACCGAGACTAGATATCCAAGAGGAAGAGATTCCGTTCACTACTGTGACACGTGAAAATCCACTCTTACTCAAAGGGAAGACTCAAGTTGTTACTAAAGGCGCTAACGGTCGTCGCAGTCATTACTACTCTGTCAGCACTACTGCTGACGGTAAGGAAGTGAAAACTCTTGTAGATAGCCTTGTAACCCAAGAAGCAGTGACCCAAGTTATTGAAGTCGGAACCCTTGTAACCCATGTAGGGGACGAACACGGTCTTGCTCCAGCCGCAGAAACAAAACCTAGACTGGACATCCAAGAGGAAGAAATTCCATTTACTACTGTGACACGTGAAAATCCTCAATTACCAAAAGGACAAACACAAGTTGTTACTAAAGGAGCTAACGGCCACCGTACTGCCTTCTACTCTGTAAGTACTACTGCTGATGGAAAAGAAGAAAGAACTCTTGTCAATAGCGTGGTAACACAGGAAGCGGTCACTCAGGTTGTCGAAGTCGGAACTGCCGTTGAGAAAGCTGAGCAAACTGCACCAACTACTGTCAAAGCACATGAAAAACAACTCCCTGCAACAGGCAGCCAAGATTCTGCAGGCTTGGTCGCAGCAGGACTCATGGCGACTCTAGCAGCCTACGGACTGACTAAGAGAAAAGAAGACTAA
- the purK gene encoding 5-(carboxyamino)imidazole ribonucleotide synthase — protein MSSSKTIGIIGGGQLGQMMAISAIYMGHKVIALDPAADCPASRVAEIIVAPYNDVDALRQLAERCDVFTYEFENVDADGLDAVIRDGQLPQGTDLLRISQNRIFEKDFLSNKAQVTVAPYKVVTSSQDLADIDLSKNYVLKTATGGYDGHGQKVIRSEEDLEEARALADSADCVLEEFVNFDLEISVIISGNGKDVTVFPVQENIHRNNILSKTIVPARVSDSLADKAKIMAVRIAEQLNLSGTLCVEMFATADDIIVNEIAPRPHNSGHYSIEACDFSQFDTHILGVLGAPLPQIKLHAPAVMLNVLGQHVEAAETYVTENPSAHLHMYGKIEAKHNRKMGHVTLFSDTPDSVVEFGKGIDF, from the coding sequence ATGAGCTCATCTAAAACAATAGGAATTATCGGTGGTGGTCAGCTTGGTCAGATGATGGCCATTTCTGCTATCTACATGGGGCACAAGGTTATCGCGCTGGATCCTGCGGCGGATTGCCCGGCCTCTCGTGTAGCGGAAATCATCGTGGCTCCCTATAACGATGTGGATGCCCTCCGTCAGTTAGCTGAGCGATGCGATGTCTTCACCTATGAGTTTGAAAATGTCGACGCTGACGGTCTGGATGCGGTTATCAGGGATGGACAGCTCCCACAAGGAACAGATCTGCTTCGCATTTCTCAAAATCGCATTTTTGAAAAGGACTTCCTCTCAAACAAGGCACAAGTCACTGTGGCACCCTACAAGGTTGTGACTTCAAGCCAAGACTTGGCAGATATTGACCTATCGAAAAACTATGTCCTCAAGACTGCGACTGGTGGCTACGATGGCCATGGTCAGAAGGTTATTCGCTCAGAAGAAGACTTGGAAGAAGCCCGTGCACTAGCCGACTCAGCAGACTGCGTCTTGGAAGAATTCGTCAACTTTGACCTTGAAATTTCTGTCATCATATCAGGAAATGGCAAGGATGTGACAGTTTTCCCAGTTCAGGAAAATATCCACCGCAACAATATTCTGTCTAAGACTATCGTGCCAGCTCGCGTTTCTGATAGTCTAGCAGATAAGGCAAAAATAATGGCAGTGCGAATTGCAGAACAACTCAACTTGTCTGGAACTCTCTGCGTGGAAATGTTTGCGACGGCTGATGATATTATTGTCAACGAGATTGCCCCTCGCCCACATAACTCAGGGCATTATTCAATTGAAGCTTGTGACTTCTCGCAATTCGATACTCATATTTTGGGCGTTCTGGGAGCACCGTTGCCACAAATTAAATTACATGCGCCAGCCGTCATGCTCAATGTTCTCGGCCAACATGTCGAAGCTGCTGAAACATATGTCACAGAAAATCCAAGCGCCCACCTCCACATGTATGGTAAAATAGAAGCGAAGCACAACCGCAAGATGGGACACGTGACTTTGTTTAGTGATACGCCGGATAGTGTGGTTGAGTTTGGGAAAGGGATTGATTTTTAA
- a CDS encoding GntR family transcriptional regulator: protein MAIPKYQYIKDELKNKIISGQFASGDKFYTEAELIAMYDVSSITVVRALNDLAKDGYIVRQQGKGTFVSRARKHKLVEFSDVEIFETKDDKVTVLSIERGNKLEYLEKLGLRGDQFYYKIERTRQTNGVTYIYHTSYIPEQYINANYPNLDYYSSIYKRFKLDYRIHMTDEHFEEINEIAFPTPEHAASTLGIDTQFPTVFQTKTTKLEATGQVLAYSETYKRADYYKIKFISCDRGH from the coding sequence ATGGCTATTCCAAAATACCAATATATTAAAGACGAACTCAAGAATAAAATCATCTCAGGTCAATTTGCGAGTGGAGACAAGTTTTATACTGAAGCAGAGTTGATCGCCATGTATGATGTCAGTTCTATCACAGTTGTTCGTGCCTTGAACGACCTTGCCAAAGATGGCTATATTGTCCGCCAACAAGGAAAAGGAACTTTTGTTTCACGCGCTCGTAAGCACAAACTCGTTGAGTTTTCAGATGTGGAAATTTTTGAAACAAAGGACGATAAGGTAACTGTCCTTTCTATCGAACGTGGAAATAAGCTTGAATATTTGGAAAAACTTGGTTTGCGTGGAGACCAGTTCTACTACAAGATCGAACGGACACGTCAAACTAACGGTGTGACCTATATCTACCACACTTCTTATATTCCCGAACAATATATCAATGCCAACTATCCAAATCTTGACTATTATAGTTCTATCTATAAACGTTTCAAATTGGATTACCGCATTCACATGACTGATGAGCATTTTGAGGAAATCAACGAAATCGCATTCCCAACACCCGAGCATGCTGCTTCTACGTTGGGAATTGATACACAATTTCCAACTGTCTTCCAAACAAAGACGACAAAACTTGAGGCCACTGGCCAAGTCCTTGCCTATAGTGAAACTTATAAGCGAGCTGACTACTACAAAATCAAATTCATCTCGTGTGATCGAGGTCATTAA
- the purE gene encoding 5-(carboxyamino)imidazole ribonucleotide mutase translates to MTKPVISIIMGSKSDWATMQKTAEVLDRFGVAYEKKVVSAHRTPDLMFQHAEEARSRGIKVIIAGAGGAAHLPGMVAAKTTLPVIGVPVKSRALSGVDSLYSIVQMPGGVPVATMAIGEAGATNAALFALRLLSVEDQAIATALADFAEEQGKIAEESTNELI, encoded by the coding sequence ATGACTAAACCAGTAATTTCCATCATCATGGGCTCAAAATCCGACTGGGCAACCATGCAAAAAACAGCTGAAGTTTTAGATCGCTTCGGTGTTGCCTACGAAAAGAAAGTCGTCTCTGCCCATCGCACGCCCGACCTCATGTTTCAGCATGCCGAAGAAGCCCGCAGTCGTGGTATCAAGGTCATTATCGCAGGTGCGGGCGGCGCAGCCCATTTGCCAGGAATGGTCGCAGCCAAAACAACCCTTCCTGTCATCGGTGTACCTGTCAAATCGCGTGCTCTTAGCGGTGTGGACTCGCTCTACTCTATCGTACAGATGCCGGGTGGCGTGCCTGTGGCGACAATGGCTATCGGTGAAGCAGGTGCGACAAATGCGGCACTCTTTGCCCTCCGTCTCCTGTCAGTAGAGGATCAGGCTATCGCGACAGCTTTGGCGGATTTCGCAGAGGAGCAAGGAAAAATCGCAGAGGAGTCTACAAATGAGCTCATCTAA
- a CDS encoding phosphoribosylaminoimidazole carboxylase: MKERLDYKSIVQGNRKTLGFRFRHETPLVAAAVPHNLR; the protein is encoded by the coding sequence GTGAAAGAACGATTGGATTATAAGTCAATCGTTCAGGGAAATCGGAAGACCTTGGGCTTCCGATTTAGGCATGAAACACCTTTGGTGGCTGCTGCCGTCCCTCACAACCTAAGGTGA
- a CDS encoding serine/threonine-protein kinase, with product MVKLKKLQKEFLNLGYTVSDEDPKEGGEGTVYKAEKGQNLYAIKVIKDLRTDRIKRYKQEIESVQKLNHHNIIKPIYGELLIDGGEVQYSVMPFYENDLKKIIPQLLDYEQIFNIIIELGEALKYIHSKGIIHRDLKPENVLVAADDGHLVLTDFGIAHFKDSNLTKKNDLLNNRVYLAPEQYIKGNAQNVTQAADIYSFGLIINECFTKRVAHGDNPRLISDEYPFLFELDNIVKKMLRQDAEKRIGINCALSLLKEARETLFEDLDYLSCDLTDGSPEDLSPEELGSILSQASKDVYFATKFKLDDDITKQYELNYHKNISFSVSPYLKNLAAGYKILDVCRKKFIYETAYPEGPRLSFLNESEYKGLHDRLEAVLNIYMISGRIYGQIKKYFSACLDYHAEEILTQIEDEKWMYDNLFYHIEDAPILWLRIFLLELGIEQSELEDNILINWDRAVAGNETESFLYRRDTAFDKKQSENIKLICQELANRWDVSYDYLDDETIRFIFANEHQFENFKDFARNKIESNRSLWLDFNDDIIQKFRVIDGEIIVDLSISWDIDSLLAKVLGLKKIN from the coding sequence ATGGTGAAATTAAAAAAATTACAAAAAGAATTTTTAAATCTTGGTTATACTGTTAGTGATGAAGATCCAAAAGAAGGTGGCGAAGGTACTGTATACAAAGCAGAAAAAGGACAAAATCTTTATGCTATCAAAGTTATTAAAGATTTAAGAACGGATAGAATTAAAAGATATAAACAGGAAATTGAAAGTGTTCAAAAATTAAATCATCACAATATTATAAAACCTATTTATGGAGAATTATTGATTGATGGTGGAGAAGTTCAGTACAGTGTTATGCCATTCTATGAAAATGATTTAAAAAAGATCATTCCCCAATTATTAGATTATGAGCAGATTTTTAACATTATCATTGAACTGGGAGAAGCTTTAAAGTACATTCATAGCAAAGGTATTATACACCGGGATTTAAAGCCAGAAAACGTATTGGTTGCGGCAGATGACGGACATTTAGTTTTAACGGATTTTGGTATTGCACATTTTAAGGATTCTAATCTAACTAAGAAAAATGATTTGTTAAATAACAGAGTATATCTGGCTCCTGAACAATATATTAAAGGTAATGCTCAAAATGTGACTCAAGCAGCAGACATTTATTCATTTGGACTAATTATTAATGAGTGCTTTACTAAGAGAGTCGCTCACGGTGACAATCCTCGGTTAATAAGTGATGAGTATCCGTTTTTATTTGAACTTGACAATATAGTCAAAAAGATGTTAAGGCAAGATGCTGAAAAAAGAATAGGTATCAATTGTGCTTTAAGTTTGTTGAAAGAGGCTAGAGAAACTCTGTTTGAAGACTTAGATTACCTTAGTTGTGATTTGACGGACGGATCTCCAGAAGATTTATCTCCAGAAGAACTAGGAAGTATTTTAAGTCAAGCTAGTAAAGATGTTTATTTTGCGACTAAATTTAAGCTAGATGATGATATCACTAAACAGTATGAGTTAAATTATCATAAAAACATTAGTTTTAGTGTTTCTCCTTATTTAAAAAATTTAGCTGCTGGTTATAAAATTTTGGATGTTTGTCGAAAAAAATTTATTTATGAAACTGCATATCCAGAGGGGCCAAGACTTTCATTTCTAAACGAAAGTGAGTATAAAGGTCTTCATGATAGATTAGAGGCAGTTCTCAATATATATATGATTTCAGGTAGGATTTATGGACAAATAAAAAAATATTTTTCAGCATGTCTAGATTATCATGCTGAAGAGATTCTAACACAAATTGAAGATGAAAAATGGATGTATGATAATCTGTTTTACCACATAGAAGATGCACCAATACTTTGGTTAAGGATATTTTTATTAGAACTGGGTATTGAACAGAGTGAATTAGAAGACAATATTTTGATAAATTGGGATAGAGCGGTAGCTGGCAATGAGACAGAGTCATTTTTGTATAGAAGAGATACTGCATTCGATAAAAAACAATCTGAAAATATTAAATTGATTTGCCAAGAGCTTGCAAACAGGTGGGATGTGTCATATGATTATCTTGATGATGAAACTATCAGATTTATATTTGCAAATGAACATCAATTTGAAAATTTTAAAGATTTTGCAAGAAACAAAATAGAATCAAATCGTAGTTTGTGGTTAGATTTTAATGATGATATTATTCAAAAGTTTAGAGTCATTGATGGTGAAATTATTGTGGATTTAAGTATCTCTTGGGATATTGATTCACTTTTGGCAAAGGTACTTGGTCTTAAGAAAATAAATTAA
- the purB gene encoding adenylosuccinate lyase produces MIERYSRPEMANIWSEENKYRAWLEVEILADEAWAELGEIPKEDVALIREKADFDIDRILEIEQETRHDVVAFTRAVSETLGEERKWVHYGLTSTDVVDTAYGYLYKQANDIIRRDLENFLNIIADKAKEHKFTIMMGRTHGVHAEPTTFGLKLATWYSEMKRNIERFEHAAAGVEAGKISGAVGNFANIPPFVEKYVCDKLGIRAQEISTQVLPRDLHAEYFAVLASIATSIERMATEIRGLQKSEQREVEEFFAKGQKGSSAMPHKRNPIGSENMTGLARVIRGHMVTAYENVALWHERDISHSSAERIITPDTTILIDYMLNRFGNIVKNLTVFPENMIRNMNSTFGLIFSQRAMLTLIEKGMTREQAYDLVQPKTAYSWDNQVDFKPLLEADPEVTSRLTQDEIDEIFNPAYYTKRVDDIFERIGLGD; encoded by the coding sequence ATGATTGAAAGATATAGCCGCCCAGAGATGGCGAACATTTGGAGTGAAGAAAATAAATACCGTGCTTGGCTTGAGGTGGAAATCTTGGCTGACGAGGCATGGGCTGAGTTGGGGGAAATCCCTAAGGAAGATGTGGCTTTGATTCGCGAGAAGGCGGACTTTGACATCGACCGCATTTTGGAAATCGAGCAGGAGACTCGCCACGATGTGGTGGCCTTCACACGTGCGGTTTCTGAGACTCTTGGCGAAGAGCGTAAGTGGGTGCACTACGGCTTGACCTCTACCGACGTGGTGGATACGGCCTACGGTTACCTCTACAAACAAGCCAACGACATCATCCGTCGTGACCTTGAAAATTTCCTCAATATTATCGCTGACAAGGCTAAGGAGCACAAGTTCACCATCATGATGGGTCGTACCCATGGTGTGCACGCTGAGCCGACAACCTTTGGTCTAAAATTGGCGACTTGGTACAGCGAAATGAAGCGCAATATCGAGCGTTTCGAGCATGCGGCTGCTGGTGTGGAAGCTGGTAAGATTTCTGGTGCGGTTGGGAACTTTGCCAACATCCCTCCATTCGTTGAAAAATACGTCTGCGACAAGCTTGGTATCCGTGCCCAAGAAATCTCTACACAGGTCCTTCCTCGTGACCTTCACGCTGAGTACTTTGCAGTTCTTGCTAGCATCGCGACTTCAATTGAGCGTATGGCGACTGAAATCCGTGGTTTGCAAAAGTCTGAGCAACGCGAAGTGGAAGAGTTCTTTGCCAAAGGTCAAAAAGGTTCTTCAGCAATGCCTCACAAACGCAACCCTATCGGTTCTGAAAATATGACAGGTCTTGCGCGTGTTATCCGTGGTCACATGGTGACAGCTTATGAAAATGTTGCTCTTTGGCACGAACGTGATATTTCTCACTCATCAGCTGAGCGTATTATCACACCAGATACGACTATTTTGATTGACTATATGCTCAACCGTTTTGGGAATATCGTCAAGAACTTGACAGTCTTCCCAGAAAACATGATCCGCAACATGAACTCGACTTTTGGTCTGATCTTTAGCCAACGTGCCATGTTGACTTTGATTGAAAAAGGTATGACGCGTGAGCAAGCTTACGACCTTGTTCAACCGAAAACAGCCTACTCTTGGGACAATCAAGTAGACTTTAAACCACTTCTCGAAGCAGATCCAGAGGTAACTTCTCGCCTCACTCAAGATGAAATCGATGAAATCTTCAACCCGGCATACTATACCAAACGAGTGGATGATATCTTCGAACGTATCGGACTGGGTGACTAA